From Streptomyces sp. NBC_01754, a single genomic window includes:
- a CDS encoding MFS transporter, translated as MNGDRERRGWLPSCLAGAVFAVCMAGTTLPTPLYGLYQDAFGFSELTVTVVYAVYAFGVIGVLLLAGNASDAVGRRPVLVWGLGCGALSAVCFLSATSLGWLYVGRLLSGLSAGLFTGAATAYVMELAPRTGSSRASLVATAANMGGLGCGPLLAGILAQYAAWPLHLTFAVHLALLAASAVVLLGLRETVRERRPLRTVRPQRPGLPPEVRAVFGPAALASFAGFALFGVFTSVSPSFLAQSLDVGNHAVSGVVVALAFFASIAGQSAVGRFGVRRALPLGCVCLLAGLALLAGALCWDLLVLVVLSALVGGTGQGLAFRGALSAVAEASPADRRAAVISTLFVVAYVGISLPVIGVGLLSGPMGLEGAGLVFIACMAALVTSAAVYLFRRPAGADT; from the coding sequence ATGAACGGTGACCGTGAGCGCCGAGGGTGGCTCCCGAGTTGTCTCGCCGGAGCGGTGTTCGCGGTGTGCATGGCCGGGACCACTCTGCCGACCCCGCTCTACGGCCTCTACCAGGACGCGTTCGGGTTCTCCGAGCTCACGGTGACCGTCGTGTACGCGGTGTACGCCTTCGGCGTCATCGGAGTGCTGTTGCTGGCCGGCAACGCCTCCGACGCCGTGGGCCGGCGCCCCGTACTCGTATGGGGCCTGGGGTGCGGGGCGCTGAGCGCCGTCTGCTTCCTGAGCGCCACTTCGCTGGGCTGGCTGTACGTGGGGCGGCTGCTGTCGGGTCTGTCCGCGGGCCTGTTCACCGGGGCGGCCACCGCCTACGTCATGGAACTGGCACCCCGCACCGGATCTTCCAGGGCCTCCCTCGTGGCGACGGCCGCCAACATGGGCGGCCTGGGCTGCGGCCCGCTGCTGGCGGGAATCCTCGCGCAGTACGCCGCCTGGCCCCTCCACCTGACCTTCGCCGTGCACCTGGCGCTCCTGGCCGCTTCGGCCGTCGTCCTGCTGGGCCTGCGGGAGACCGTCCGGGAGAGGCGGCCCCTGAGGACCGTGCGGCCGCAGCGGCCCGGGCTGCCGCCCGAGGTGCGGGCGGTGTTCGGACCCGCGGCACTCGCCTCGTTCGCGGGATTCGCCCTGTTCGGTGTGTTCACCTCGGTGAGCCCCTCGTTCCTTGCGCAGTCCCTGGACGTGGGGAACCACGCGGTGAGCGGGGTGGTCGTCGCACTGGCCTTCTTCGCGTCGATCGCCGGGCAGTCGGCGGTCGGCCGGTTCGGCGTGCGGCGCGCACTGCCACTGGGCTGTGTATGCCTTCTGGCCGGGCTGGCGCTCCTCGCGGGGGCCCTGTGTTGGGACCTGCTCGTGCTGGTCGTGCTGAGCGCGCTCGTCGGCGGTACCGGCCAGGGGCTGGCGTTCCGCGGTGCCTTGTCCGCCGTGGCCGAGGCGTCTCCGGCGGACCGGCGCGCGGCGGTCATCTCGACTCTGTTCGTGGTGGCGTACGTGGGCATCTCGCTGCCGGTGATCGGTGTGGGGCTCCTCTCGGGGCCGATGGGCCTGGAGGGCGCCGGACTGGTCTTCATCGCCTGCATGGCCGCCCTGGTCACTTCTGCGGCCGTCTACCTGTTCCGGCGCCCCGCGGGCGCGGACACATGA
- a CDS encoding DUF5133 domain-containing protein, with protein MLMAHPAILRNLIEHCDALRILDAGNSGGDGARQRMDDIAYTLCVSTGTRDIDAALIAARHQLPGARPEDDSLLTA; from the coding sequence ATGCTGATGGCACATCCCGCGATCCTCCGGAACCTGATCGAGCATTGCGACGCGTTGCGGATCCTGGACGCCGGGAACAGCGGAGGGGACGGCGCCCGGCAGCGTATGGACGACATCGCCTACACGCTGTGCGTGTCCACCGGGACCCGGGACATCGACGCCGCACTGATAGCAGCCCGCCACCAGCTGCCCGGCGCCCGTCCCGAGGACGACTCCCTCCTCACCGCGTGA
- a CDS encoding epoxide hydrolase family protein produces MTTPHPFPLEPTPVHVSDEVLDDLRVRLTSTRPPLDEGNEDWSYGVPDSYLRELIAYWRDGYDWRTAETAINAYQHYQVNVAGVPVHFMRKPGRGPRPIPLILTHGWPWTFWHWSKVIDPLADPSAFGGDPADAFDVIVPSLPGFGFPGPLTGFPDVNFWKVSDLWHTLMTETLGYEKYAAGGCDIGGIVSSQLGHKYAAELYGIHIGSGLPLDFFTGPRAWDFARNRPLTDDQPADVRARIIELDNRSASHLAVHMLDGATLAHGLSDSPAGLLAWLLERWNAWSDNGGDVESVFTKDDLLTHATIYWVNNSVATSMRYYDNANRYPWAPAHDRTPVVQAPVGLTLVTYENPPGVHTAAERVRAFKTGPQADWFNHVNVNAHDHGGHFIPWENPDAWVSDLRRTFRDRRP; encoded by the coding sequence ATGACCACCCCGCACCCCTTCCCTCTGGAGCCGACCCCGGTCCATGTGTCCGACGAGGTCCTCGACGACCTGCGCGTCCGTCTCACATCGACCCGCCCGCCGCTGGACGAGGGGAACGAGGACTGGTCCTACGGCGTCCCTGACAGCTATCTCCGCGAGCTGATCGCCTACTGGCGGGACGGCTACGACTGGCGCACCGCCGAGACCGCCATCAACGCCTACCAGCACTACCAGGTGAACGTCGCCGGTGTCCCGGTGCACTTCATGCGCAAGCCCGGCCGCGGCCCTCGCCCGATCCCGTTGATCCTCACCCACGGCTGGCCGTGGACGTTCTGGCACTGGTCGAAGGTGATCGACCCGCTCGCCGATCCGTCCGCGTTCGGCGGTGACCCGGCCGACGCGTTCGACGTCATCGTGCCGTCACTGCCCGGCTTCGGATTTCCGGGGCCGCTCACCGGCTTTCCCGACGTCAACTTCTGGAAGGTCTCCGACCTCTGGCACACCCTGATGACCGAGACCCTGGGATACGAGAAGTACGCCGCCGGGGGCTGCGACATCGGTGGGATCGTCTCCAGCCAGCTCGGCCACAAGTACGCCGCCGAGCTGTACGGCATCCACATCGGCTCCGGGCTGCCGCTCGACTTCTTCACCGGTCCCCGCGCCTGGGACTTCGCCCGGAATCGGCCGCTCACCGACGACCAGCCCGCCGACGTCCGCGCCCGCATCATCGAGTTGGACAACCGCTCGGCCTCCCACCTCGCGGTGCACATGCTCGACGGCGCCACCCTGGCCCACGGGCTGAGCGACTCACCCGCCGGACTGCTCGCCTGGCTGCTGGAGCGCTGGAACGCCTGGAGCGACAACGGCGGCGACGTCGAGTCCGTCTTCACCAAGGACGATCTGCTCACCCACGCCACGATCTACTGGGTGAACAACTCCGTCGCCACGTCGATGCGTTACTACGACAACGCGAACCGCTACCCCTGGGCCCCCGCCCACGACCGCACCCCGGTCGTGCAGGCCCCGGTCGGCCTCACCCTCGTGACGTACGAGAACCCGCCGGGCGTCCACACCGCCGCCGAGCGCGTCCGGGCGTTCAAGACCGGCCCGCAGGCCGACTGGTTCAACCACGTCAACGTCAACGCCCACGACCACGGCGGCCACTTCATCCCCTGGGAGAACCCCGACGCCTGGGTGAGCGACCTGCGCCGCACCTTCCGCGACCGCAGGCCCTGA
- a CDS encoding dienelactone hydrolase family protein, translating into MSESPRPTGNPARQNVTFSSAVATAHGHLALPPSGRGPGVIVIQEWWGLTDHIADVTGRLAAEGFVALAPDLYGGNVAHDPEEALRLMRDLPVERGVELLSGAVDYLLGRPEVTSETVGAVGFCMGGGFVLYLAAKEPRVGAAVPFYGVIQGDLPDFSHLRADILGHYGERDESIPPESLAALRHAIKEQSGVDADLRTYPAGHAFFNDGRPEAYDPQASREAWRSTVDFLHRELTGKLNGQVGMAK; encoded by the coding sequence TTGTCCGAGTCCCCTCGGCCGACCGGTAACCCGGCACGGCAGAACGTCACCTTCTCCAGCGCCGTGGCCACCGCACACGGCCACCTCGCGCTCCCGCCTTCGGGCCGGGGCCCCGGGGTGATCGTCATCCAGGAATGGTGGGGCCTGACCGACCACATCGCCGATGTCACCGGGCGCCTGGCCGCGGAGGGCTTCGTCGCCCTGGCCCCCGACCTCTACGGCGGAAACGTCGCGCACGACCCGGAGGAGGCTCTGCGCTTGATGCGGGACCTGCCTGTGGAGCGAGGTGTGGAATTGCTCTCCGGGGCCGTCGACTACCTGCTGGGCCGTCCTGAGGTCACCTCCGAGACCGTCGGTGCCGTCGGCTTCTGCATGGGTGGTGGCTTCGTGCTGTACCTCGCCGCGAAGGAACCCCGGGTCGGCGCCGCGGTGCCCTTCTACGGGGTCATCCAGGGGGACCTGCCCGACTTCTCCCATCTGCGCGCCGACATCCTCGGGCACTACGGCGAGCGGGACGAGTCGATCCCGCCCGAGTCGCTCGCTGCGCTCCGTCACGCGATCAAGGAGCAGTCCGGCGTCGACGCCGACCTGCGTACCTACCCGGCAGGGCATGCCTTCTTCAACGACGGCAGGCCGGAGGCCTATGACCCCCAGGCTTCGAGGGAGGCATGGCGCAGCACTGTGGATTTCCTGCACCGCGAGCTGACCGGAAAACTCAACGGTCAGGTGGGCATGGCGAAGTAG
- a CDS encoding IS110 family transposase: protein MADTDDSGGTEEIEQAEELVARVAAIDIAKASGMVCVRVPHEDQPGKRVQRVFNTVATSGAILDLADHLICQGVTRVVMEATSTYWKPYFFLLESRGLECWLVNARDVKNVPGRPKTDRLDAVWLAKLTERGMLRPSFVPPKPVRELRDLTRARAVMTHERTRHKQRTEKLLEDAQIKLSTVIADIFGVSGRAMLEALIAGERSPKALADLAHGTIKASHSTLAEALTGRFEEHHAFMCRMLLDTVDHLTVQIDKLTARITLRLTGLSTTEDDEGPGQGTLIPITDTERLDEIPGIGPGTAQVILAEVGLDMTVFPTAGHLVSWAKLSPRTLQSGNKNTSGPTGKGNPWLRGALGEAAISAARTDTFLGARYRRIVKRRGHMKALVAVARSILVSVWHLMADPTARYRDLGADFHTRNLDPARKSRDLVRQLKALGHDVTLTPATA, encoded by the coding sequence ATGGCGGACACCGACGACAGCGGTGGCACCGAGGAGATCGAGCAGGCCGAGGAGCTCGTGGCCCGTGTCGCGGCGATCGATATCGCCAAGGCGTCGGGCATGGTCTGCGTGCGGGTGCCGCACGAGGACCAGCCCGGCAAGCGCGTGCAGCGGGTCTTCAACACCGTCGCGACCAGCGGCGCGATCCTGGACCTGGCCGACCACCTGATCTGCCAGGGCGTCACCCGAGTGGTGATGGAGGCCACGTCGACGTACTGGAAGCCCTACTTCTTTCTGCTGGAGTCGCGTGGTCTGGAGTGCTGGCTGGTCAACGCCCGTGACGTCAAGAACGTCCCGGGCCGGCCCAAGACCGACCGACTGGACGCGGTCTGGCTGGCCAAACTCACCGAACGCGGCATGCTCCGGCCCTCGTTCGTGCCCCCGAAACCGGTCCGTGAACTGCGCGATCTGACCCGGGCCCGGGCGGTCATGACGCACGAGCGCACCCGCCACAAGCAGCGCACCGAGAAACTCCTCGAAGACGCCCAGATCAAGCTGTCCACCGTGATCGCCGACATCTTCGGCGTCTCCGGACGCGCGATGCTGGAGGCGCTGATCGCCGGTGAGCGCAGCCCCAAGGCCCTGGCGGACCTGGCCCACGGCACCATCAAGGCCAGCCACAGCACCCTGGCCGAGGCCCTGACCGGCCGGTTCGAAGAGCACCACGCATTCATGTGCCGAATGCTGCTGGACACCGTCGACCACCTCACCGTGCAGATCGACAAGCTCACCGCCCGGATCACCCTGCGTCTGACCGGGCTGTCCACCACCGAGGACGACGAAGGCCCCGGGCAGGGCACCCTGATACCGATCACCGACACCGAGCGCCTCGACGAGATCCCCGGCATCGGCCCCGGCACCGCGCAGGTCATCCTCGCCGAGGTCGGCCTGGACATGACGGTGTTCCCCACCGCCGGCCATCTCGTGTCCTGGGCGAAACTCTCCCCACGCACCCTCCAGTCCGGAAACAAGAACACCTCCGGTCCCACCGGCAAGGGCAACCCCTGGCTCCGCGGCGCCCTCGGCGAAGCGGCGATCTCCGCCGCACGCACCGACACCTTCCTCGGCGCCCGCTACCGCCGCATCGTCAAACGCCGCGGCCATATGAAAGCCCTGGTCGCCGTCGCCCGCTCGATCCTGGTCTCCGTCTGGCACCTGATGGCCGACCCGACCGCCCGCTACCGCGACCTCGGCGCGGACTTCCACACCCGCAACCTCGACCCAGCCCGCAAGAGCCGCGACCTCGTCCGTCAACTCAAGGCCCTCGGCCACGACGTCACCCTCACCCCGGCAACCGCCTGA
- a CDS encoding AI-2E family transporter translates to MSARPNPARTRLNPARTRKALRASARLSADLLLVLVMAGVTLWILGRMWSVVWPLVVGLFLTTLTWPLARFLRRRGWPPALAASAVTVLFLVVAGGIVSLIAVPVASQSGQLTDGVIGGIQKLREWAAGPPLNVDDAQITHALDAAIDRIQNSLGTTVTTVVTGLSTVVNGVVTAVLAVFLMFFFLKDGPRFLPWLTRQLPGRLATDIPTVAERGWNTLGTFVRSQAFVGMLDAVFIGLGLWILGVPLVLPLAVLTFLSAFVPIVGALFAGFVAVLIALVSNGLTDALITLAIIVAVQQLEGNVFQPMIQSRGLGLHAAVVLMAVTLGGSLAGIVGSLLAVPVAALLAVVWNYVREQLGDRQPDPEPEPETGGPPDGMVVSSR, encoded by the coding sequence ATGTCTGCCAGGCCGAATCCAGCAAGAACCAGGTTGAACCCCGCAAGGACCCGTAAAGCGCTCCGCGCGTCGGCGCGCCTCTCCGCCGATCTGCTGCTGGTTCTCGTGATGGCCGGGGTGACGCTGTGGATCCTGGGCAGAATGTGGTCGGTGGTTTGGCCGCTCGTCGTGGGTCTGTTCCTCACCACGCTGACCTGGCCCCTGGCGCGGTTTCTGCGCAGGCGCGGCTGGCCTCCCGCTCTCGCTGCCTCCGCCGTGACCGTGCTGTTCCTGGTGGTCGCCGGGGGCATCGTGTCGTTGATCGCCGTCCCGGTGGCGTCCCAGTCAGGACAACTGACCGACGGTGTGATCGGCGGTATCCAGAAGCTCCGTGAATGGGCCGCCGGCCCACCGCTGAACGTCGACGACGCACAGATCACACATGCCCTCGACGCCGCGATCGACCGCATCCAGAACAGCCTCGGCACCACGGTCACCACCGTCGTCACGGGACTGAGTACCGTCGTCAACGGTGTCGTCACCGCCGTGCTGGCCGTCTTCCTGATGTTCTTCTTCCTCAAGGACGGACCGCGGTTCCTGCCGTGGCTCACCCGCCAACTGCCCGGCCGGCTCGCCACCGACATCCCCACCGTGGCCGAGCGCGGCTGGAACACCCTGGGGACGTTCGTACGGTCCCAGGCGTTCGTCGGTATGCTCGACGCGGTCTTCATCGGCCTCGGCCTGTGGATTCTGGGCGTGCCGCTGGTGCTTCCGCTGGCGGTACTGACGTTCCTGTCCGCGTTCGTACCGATCGTGGGTGCCTTGTTCGCCGGCTTCGTCGCCGTGCTGATCGCCTTGGTGTCGAACGGGCTCACCGATGCGTTGATCACGCTTGCGATCATCGTCGCGGTGCAGCAACTCGAAGGTAACGTGTTCCAGCCCATGATCCAGAGCCGCGGGCTCGGTCTGCACGCGGCTGTGGTCCTGATGGCGGTGACCTTGGGCGGTAGCCTCGCCGGTATCGTGGGCAGTCTCCTCGCTGTCCCGGTCGCCGCGCTGCTGGCGGTCGTGTGGAACTACGTACGGGAGCAACTCGGCGACCGGCAGCCGGATCCGGAGCCGGAGCCGGAGACCGGCGGCCCACCCGACGGGATGGTCGTGTCGTCGCGGTGA
- a CDS encoding cytidine deaminase family protein: MARTRCRGDNHTLAAAGRTRDGRIVTAVNAYHFTGGPCAELVLIGAAVARGAYDLDTVVAVGDRDRGVVPPCGRRRQVLFDYFPAVKVIIGTSDGLRTLSIGDLLPESYVWAEHQLDDGEHGPPPTT, encoded by the coding sequence ATGGCCCGGACACGATGCCGGGGGGACAACCACACCCTGGCGGCCGCGGGCCGCACTCGGGACGGCCGGATCGTCACCGCGGTGAACGCCTACCACTTCACCGGAGGACCTTGCGCGGAGCTGGTCCTCATCGGCGCGGCAGTTGCCCGAGGCGCGTACGACCTGGACACCGTCGTCGCCGTCGGCGACCGTGACCGAGGGGTGGTACCCCCGTGCGGCCGCCGCCGGCAGGTGCTTTTCGACTACTTCCCCGCCGTCAAGGTCATCATCGGCACGAGCGACGGTCTCCGCACCCTCTCCATCGGAGACCTGCTCCCCGAGAGCTATGTCTGGGCGGAGCATCAACTGGATGACGGGGAACACGGTCCGCCTCCCACGACCTGA
- a CDS encoding TetR/AcrR family transcriptional regulator: protein MTAPTERADAARNRLRILDAARRLLAADGFADLSLDTVAKEAGVGVGTVYRRFRNRAGLVYALIEDNETRFQETFTRHCEDAAPSAHDRLRAFLHGMAELVDENRQLLLLAEASVPAGRYHSAPFRRHHEQIVGMVEELAPGVDAAYVADLLLMAYTPGLFDFQRTERGWELDRIKRGLDALIGGIGAAENG from the coding sequence ATGACTGCCCCCACCGAGCGCGCCGACGCCGCCCGCAATCGCCTCCGCATCCTCGATGCCGCCCGGCGACTGCTCGCGGCGGACGGCTTCGCCGATCTGTCCCTGGACACGGTGGCCAAGGAGGCCGGAGTCGGGGTCGGCACGGTCTATCGGCGCTTCCGCAACCGGGCGGGCCTCGTCTACGCACTGATCGAGGACAACGAGACCCGCTTCCAGGAGACGTTCACGCGGCACTGCGAGGACGCGGCCCCGTCGGCACACGACCGGCTGCGCGCCTTCTTGCACGGCATGGCCGAACTCGTTGACGAGAACCGCCAGTTGCTGCTTCTGGCCGAGGCGAGCGTGCCGGCCGGGCGATACCACAGCGCCCCGTTTCGTCGGCACCACGAGCAGATCGTCGGCATGGTCGAAGAGCTCGCCCCCGGCGTGGACGCCGCCTACGTGGCGGATCTGCTCCTCATGGCGTACACGCCGGGACTGTTCGACTTTCAGCGCACCGAGCGCGGCTGGGAATTGGACCGCATCAAGCGCGGCCTTGACGCGCTGATCGGCGGAATCGGGGCCGCCGAAAACGGCTGA
- a CDS encoding alpha/beta hydrolase, translating into MAAVVLVHGLYHRPEHFAMVAERLQTVGTEVVVPELHRGSLVADTAAVQAAVDALQEPPIVLGHSYGGSVITGVRGARRLVYLAAFVPDAGESAAGLGGASPKLQGAISPEPDGSTSLHPDRAAATLYGDCPGPLAAWAVALLRAQAPGCGRGVPERHSWKHTPSTYVVCAQDRAIDPGLQREMASRCTDVREWQTGHCPFVGQPRLIVELVRELLATNTSRSQDEGATTTR; encoded by the coding sequence TTGGCCGCAGTGGTACTCGTTCACGGGCTGTATCACCGTCCCGAGCACTTCGCCATGGTGGCAGAGCGTCTACAGACCGTCGGAACCGAGGTTGTCGTTCCCGAGCTTCACCGGGGTTCATTGGTCGCTGACACAGCCGCGGTCCAGGCTGCTGTCGATGCCCTTCAGGAGCCTCCGATTGTGCTGGGTCACTCCTACGGCGGGTCGGTGATCACCGGGGTGCGCGGAGCGAGGCGCTTGGTCTACCTGGCGGCCTTCGTACCGGATGCCGGTGAGAGCGCGGCCGGTCTGGGCGGGGCGTCCCCGAAGCTCCAGGGTGCGATCAGCCCTGAGCCCGACGGCTCGACCAGCCTGCATCCCGACCGTGCTGCCGCCACCCTCTACGGTGACTGTCCCGGCCCTCTGGCAGCCTGGGCGGTTGCCCTCTTGCGTGCCCAAGCGCCCGGCTGCGGGCGAGGAGTCCCGGAGCGCCACAGTTGGAAGCACACTCCCTCCACCTACGTCGTCTGCGCACAGGACCGGGCCATCGACCCTGGTCTGCAGCGGGAGATGGCCTCGCGCTGTACCGATGTGCGTGAGTGGCAGACAGGCCACTGCCCGTTCGTAGGCCAGCCCCGTCTCATAGTCGAACTCGTGCGGGAACTGCTGGCCACCAACACCTCACGCAGCCAGGACGAAGGGGCCACAACCACTCGTTGA
- a CDS encoding NADPH-dependent F420 reductase produces MNGKAARARATKRQETHMKIGIIGAGNIGGTLTRRLTALGHEVAVANSRGPQTLADLASETGARAVTVNEVPRGADLVVVTIPEIRVPDLPPGLFEGVPANLVVVDTGNYYPRQRDGRIEEIEAGMPESRWVEQQLRHPVIKAFNNIYAQHLAEDGRPAGTPGRIALPVAGDDPKAKRVVTDLVDALGFDAVDTGDLDESWRQQPGSPVYTTDKDADGVERALAEADRRRAPEWQATVDSPGTFDAPA; encoded by the coding sequence ATCAACGGCAAGGCGGCCCGGGCCCGCGCAACGAAACGACAGGAGACGCATATGAAGATCGGCATCATAGGCGCCGGAAACATCGGCGGCACGCTCACCCGTCGGCTCACCGCCCTCGGGCATGAGGTCGCGGTGGCCAACTCGCGCGGACCGCAGACGCTCGCCGACCTCGCGTCCGAGACAGGCGCGCGGGCAGTGACCGTGAACGAGGTACCGCGTGGAGCGGATCTCGTCGTCGTCACCATTCCCGAGATCCGGGTGCCTGACCTGCCGCCCGGCCTGTTCGAGGGCGTGCCGGCGAACCTCGTCGTCGTGGACACCGGCAACTACTACCCGCGCCAGCGAGACGGCCGGATCGAGGAGATCGAAGCGGGCATGCCGGAGAGCCGGTGGGTCGAGCAGCAGCTCCGCCATCCGGTGATCAAGGCGTTCAACAACATCTACGCCCAGCATCTCGCCGAGGACGGCCGCCCGGCAGGCACCCCGGGACGCATCGCCCTGCCTGTGGCGGGCGACGACCCGAAGGCGAAGAGGGTCGTTACGGACCTCGTGGACGCGCTGGGCTTTGACGCGGTCGACACGGGGGATCTGGACGAGTCCTGGCGCCAGCAGCCGGGCTCGCCCGTCTACACCACCGACAAGGACGCGGACGGAGTCGAACGCGCACTCGCGGAGGCGGATCGGCGGCGGGCGCCGGAGTGGCAGGCCACCGTCGACAGCCCGGGCACGTTCGACGCCCCCGCCTGA